Proteins encoded together in one Triticum dicoccoides isolate Atlit2015 ecotype Zavitan chromosome 7B, WEW_v2.0, whole genome shotgun sequence window:
- the LOC119339688 gene encoding UPF0481 protein At3g47200-like, giving the protein MNLTGIKIQEMVRNTRERLEADFSKLGTKIHRFPRGLRGVNERYIVPSFVSLGPYHHGSPHLRETEELKHAAAHYLCEKSGRSVEEVYDKILSIGTEARSCYADGAVAKFTDAEFAVMMFLDGCYLLLYITNDPGCALLLNRMTMSTGPCMARDIFLLENQLPWMVLEALLEIVTPSPVCNFIVRSAIYFDIIPRPSNTRVSMDELERYRPPHLLGLLRYYQIGNMIAEERTSNVQFTSSGSSAIELAEIGIKLTASNKT; this is encoded by the coding sequence ATGAACCTCACTGGTATCAAGATCCAAGAGATGGTGAGGAATACGAGGGAGAGACTGGAGGCCGATTTCTCCAAGCTTGGAACCAAGATCCACAGGTTCCCACGAGGCTTACGAGGGGTCAACGAGCGCTACATCGTCCCGAGCTTCGTGTCCCTCGGCCCGTACCATCATGGCTCACCGCACCTGCGGGAGACAGAGGAGTTGAAGCACGCGGCAGCCCACTACTTGTGCGAGAAGTCAGGCCGCTCCGTTGAGGAAGTCTATGACAAGATCCTCTCCATCGGCACTGAAGCCCGCAGCTGCTACGCCGATGGTGCAGTGGCGAAGTTCACGGACGCTGAATTTGCGGTAATGATGTTCCTCGATGGTTGCTATCTGCTGCTCTATATTACTAACGATCCTGGATGTGCTTTACTGTTAAATCGGATGACCATGTCCACAGGGCCTTGCATGGCAAGGGACATCTTTCTGCTGGAGAATCAACTCCCTTGGATGGTCCTCGAGGCTCTTTTGGAGATTGTGACACCGTCTCCAGTGTGCAATTTTATTGTTCGTTCGGCAATATATTTCGATATCATCCCACGTCCATCAAATACAAGGGTTTCTATGGATGAACTCGAGAGGTACAGGCCGCCACATCTCCTTGGTCTCCTCCGATACTATCAGATCGGCAATATGATTGCCGAAGAACGTACCAGCAATGTCCAATTCACCTCATCTGGTAGTAGTGCCATTGAGCTCGCAGAAATCGGCATCAAGCTAACTGCCAGCAACAAAACATAG